In a single window of the Acipenser ruthenus chromosome 8, fAciRut3.2 maternal haplotype, whole genome shotgun sequence genome:
- the LOC117407088 gene encoding protocadherin Fat 3-like isoform X8, producing MAVNMGHWAGTQTSLLCLALLLLQLFARCCQGLQNPAVLPTFFFTHSLYNATVYENSAARTYANSKVKMGVTLTHKSWDIKYRIVSGDEEGFFKAEEFVMGDFCFLRVRTKGGNAAILNREIQDNYLLTVKATVRGEDLDAWAKVNIQVLDMNDLRPLFSPTTYSVTIAENTPLRTSIAQVTATDADIGSNGEFYYFFKDKVDLFAVHPTSGVISLSGRLNSDERNRYDLEILAVDRGMKLYGNNGVSSTAKLFIHIERINEHAPTLSVVTHTPSLLDKDPTYAVLTVEDMDEGANGEIESVSIVAGDPLDQFRLVKRTGSNEYRIKGLEPVDWDHFPYGYNLTLQAKDKGSPQKFSAVKVVHVYVNRPQAVEIKFEKEMYEVSLSEFSPPGVNVVAVKLSPEPQDVEYNLNPGPDSDYFKINPQTGLITTARHLNILEKELFELQVVDLESDLKVKVSITVEDENNHAPLFLQPSYEVFLNESIAVGTNVLTVSATDSDRGENGYITYSIASIQALPFTINQFTGVISSNNELDFESSSESYIFVVRASDWGLPYRRESEVNVTVHLENVNDNKPLFEKIACQGVISYSFPPGGQITTVSAIDIDELELVKYKIISGNEKGFFELNPDSGVLVLRKSLTTANPKNGVFNLKIAATDGENLSDSMFVNISVVHGKVSSKSFSCNETRVAQKLAEKLLKKAKANSKPKIEDVFIDLYSVNRQTPQFDKSFPSEISVREDLKVGGSVLKVKAWDGDTGFNGRVLFTISDGNKDSCFNIDMETGLISVLMPMDREKVDRYLLNITIYDLGSPQKSTWRLLTINVEDANDNTPQFLQESYSAVILENTNLGTAVIQVEATDKDLGPNGDILYSILTSTTQLAINSSTGIVYVAGQLDREFKAHFNLKIEARDKAERGKQRFSVVTLKVSLDDVNDCPPAFIPYSYNAKVLEDLPVGTIIAWLETQDPDLGLGGQVRYTLANDYNGKFEIDKASGVIRLAKELDYEKQQFYNLTVRAKDKGRPVSLLSVSFVEVEVVDVNENLYPPYFLDFAVKGTVKENSRIGTSVLQVTARDDDVGRDGEIQYSIRDGSGLGRFSIDEETGVIYTADILDRETKDSYWLTVYATDHGVVPLYTTIEIYIEVEDVNDNAPLTSEPVYYPSVLENSPKDVSVIQIQAQDPDASPRDKLTYRISSGNPQNFFVINSKTGSREYTAV from the coding sequence ATGGCTGTAAATATGGGCCACTGGGCAGGCACACAGACCTCTCTTCTCTGCCTTGCTCTCCTGCTTCTCCAGCTCTTCGCTCGCTGTTGCCAAGGTCTACAGAACCCAGCAGTGCTACCTACCTTCTTCTTCACACATTCCCTCTACAATGCCACAGTCTATGAGAACTCGGCTGCCAGGACCTACGCCAACAGTAAAGTTAAAATGGGGGTCACATTAACGCATAAATCATGGGATATTAAATACCGGATAGTTTCCGGAGACGAAGAAGGTTTTTTTAAAGCAGAGGAGTTTGTAATGGGAGACTTCTGTTTTCTCAGGGTTAGGACTAAAGGAGGAAATGCTGCCATTTTAAACCGAGAGATCCAGGATAATTACTTGCTAACTGTAAAAGCCACTGTCCGAGGGGAAGATTTAGATGCCTGGGCAAAAGTCAACATACAGGTTTTAGATATGAATGACCTACGTCCTTTGTTTTCGCCAACAACTTATTCCGTAACGATAGCTGAGAACACCCCGCTAAGAACTAGCATTGCACAAGTGACAGCAACAGATGCAGATATTGGATCCAACGGggagttttattatttctttaaagACAAAGTTGACCTTTTTGCAGTTCATCCTACCAGCGGGGTAATCTCTCTGAGTGGCAGGCTAAATTCTGATGAGAGAAACAGATACGACCTGGAAATCCTAGCAGTTGACCGTGGAATGAAACTGTATGGAAACAATGGCGTGAGCAGCACAGCAAAGCTTTTCATTCACATTGAACGCATCAATGAGCATGCACCAACCTTAAGCGTGGTGACTCACACTCCGTCTCTGCTTGACAAAGATCCCACCTACGCAGTTTTAACTGTCGAGGACATGGATGAAGGTGCAAATGGCGAAATAGAATCGGTTTCCATTGTAGCTGGGGATCCTTTGGACCAGTTCCGCTTGGTTAAAAGAACTGGAAGCAATGAATATAGAATAAAGGGATTGGAACCAGTGGATTGGGATCATTTCCCTTATGGTTACAATTTAACCCTTCAAGCCAAGGACAAAGGTTCTCCCCAGAAATTCTCTGCCGTCAAGGTTGTTCACGTGTATGTCAATAGACCTCAAGCTGTTGAAATTAAGTTTGAAAAGGAAATGTATGAAGTCAGTCTCAGTGAGTTTTCACCACCTGGAGTCAATGTGGTTGCTGTTAAACTTTCCCCCGAGCCTCAGGATGTGGAATATAACCTAAATCCTGGACCAGATTCAGATTATTTTAAGATAAACCCTCAAACCGGATTGATCACCACTGCCCGACATTTAAACATCCTTGAAAAGGAGCTCTTTGAACTTCAGGTGGTTGACCTAGAAAGTGACTTGAAAGTTAAAGTGAGCATCACAGTGGAAGATGAAAACAACCATGCACCCCTGTTTCTACAACCATCATATGAAGTGTTTCTGAATGAAAGCATAGCAGTCGGAACAAATGTTTTGACTGTTTCAGCCACAGATAGTGATAGAGGGGAAAATGGTTATATAACGTACAGCATTGCCAGTATACAAGCCTTACCTTTTACTATTAATCAATTCACTGGTGTCATAAGCTCTAACAATGAGCTTGATTTTGAGTCTTCATCTGAGAGCTACATTTTTGTTGTCAGAGCTTCTGATTGGGGTTTGCCTTACCGGCGTGAAAGTGAAGTTAATGTCACTGTACATCTCGAAAATGTCAATGACAACAAGCCCCTTTTTGAGAAAATAGCCTGCCAAGGTGTAATATCGTACAGTTTTCCACCCGGTGGACAGATCACAACTGTTTCTGCCATAGATATAGATGAGCTCGAATTAGTCAAGTACAAAATTATCTCTGGGAATGAAAAAGGATTTTTTGAGTTAAATCCTGATTCTGGAGTGCTGGTGCTGAGAAAAAGTTTGACTACTGCCAATCCAAAAAATGGAGTCTTTAACTTGAAAATAGCAGCTACCGACGGCGAAAACCTTTCAGACtcaatgtttgttaacatttcTGTTGTTCACGGGAAAGTGTCATCAAAAAGTTTCAGTTGCAACGAAACCAGAGTTGCCCAGAAGCTAGCTGAAAAGTTGCTAAAAAAGGCTAAAGCTAACAGTAAGCCCAAAATAGAAGATGTATTTATCGATCTGTACTCGGTCAACAGGCAGACTCCGCAGTTCGATAAATCTTTTCCATCTGAGATATCTGTCCGTGAGGACCTCAAAGTAGGAGGCAGTGTCTTGAAGGTCAAGGCCTGGGATGGAGATACTGGCTTTAATGGTCGGGTTTTGTTTACCATCTCTGACGGGAACAAGGATAGCTGTTTTAATATTGATATGGAAACTGGATTAATTAGTGTCTTGATGCCAATGGATCGTGAAAAAGTAGACCGATATCTTCTGAATATTACCATTTATGACCTAGGCTCACCTCAGAAGTCTACATGGAGGCTATTGACCATAAATGTGGAAGATGCTAACGACAACACCCCCCAGTTTTTACAGGAGAGCTACTCTGCCGTCATTCTCGAAAACACAAACCTTGGCACAGCAGTTATCCAGGTTGAAGCTACTGACAAAGATTTAGGACCTAATGGTGATATATTATACTCTATATTGACAAGCACAACTCAGCTGGCAATTAACAGCTCAACTGGAATTGTTTATGTAGCTGGGCAGCTTGATAGGGAATTTAAAGctcatttcaatttaaaaatagaGGCTCGTGATAAAGCTGAAAGGGGAAAGCAGAGGTTCTCAGTTGTTACTCTAAAGGTATCCTTGGATGACGTTAATGACTGCCCTCCAGCATTCATTCCATACAGTTACAATGCCAAGGTTCTTGAAGATCTTCCGGTTGGCACCATTATAGCCTGGCTGGAGACACAAGATCCAGACCTTGGTTTAGGTGGCCAGGTAAGATACACTCTGGCAAATGACTACAATGGGAAATTTGAGATTGATAAAGCCAGCGGGGTTATTCGTCTGGCTAAGGAGCTGGATTACGAGAAGCAGCAGTTTTATAACCTGACAGTGCGGGCTAAAGATAAAGGGCGTCCAGTGTCTCTACTGTCGGTGTCCTTTGTGGAGGTGGAAGTGGTGGATGTAAACGAGAATCTTTACCCTCCCTATTTTTTGGATTTTGCTGTGAAGGGAACGGTAAAGGAAAACTCACGGATTGGCACCAGCGTTCTCCAGGTCACAGCTAGAGATGATGATGTTGGAAGAGATGGAGAGATTCAGTATTCTATTCGAGATGGTAGCGGACTTGGCAGGTTCTCTATTGACGAAGAGACAG